A stretch of Anas acuta chromosome 3, bAnaAcu1.1, whole genome shotgun sequence DNA encodes these proteins:
- the LOC137854352 gene encoding amine sulfotransferase-like — MEPSKEFVFKYKGFYFGVNTSVEHVASLENFEIKDSDIFIATYPKSGTVWTQNILSLILHEGHRNGTEDMELMDRIPWLEYNIKNIDFTSLPVPRAFATHLPYYLLPRDLRNKRGRIIYVTRNPKDVLVSYYHFSKFIITLEEVPDFNIFMERFLAGKVLASSWFDHVAGWYGHAEDFNILFLTYEDMKKDLRSAVLKICNFLGKKLSEEEIESVVRQATFENMKKDPRANYENLPDDIADKNKGRFLRKGTVGDWKNMMTVAQSERFDEVLNEKIKTLPIKITWDMNSET, encoded by the exons ATGGAACCATCAAAAGAGTTTGTATTCAAGTACAAAGGGTTTTACTTTGGTGTAAATACTTCAGTCGAGCACGTAGCTTCTCTGGAGAATTTTGAAATCAAAGACAGTGACATATTTATAGCTACTTATCCCAAATCAG GAACCGTGTGGACTCAGAACATTTTGAGCTTGATACTTCATGAAGGCCACCGAAATGGAACAGAAGATATGGAGCTCATGGACAGAATCCCATGGCTGGaatacaatataaaaaatatagattttaCAAGTCTTCCTGTGCCTCGTGCTTTTGCCACACACCTGCCTTACTACTTACTTCCAAGAGACCTGAGAAACAAAAGAGGGCGT ATTATTTATGTTACCAGGAACCCCAAGGATGTGCTGGTTTCTTACTACCACTTTTCCAAATTCATCATCACACTAGAGGAAGTTCcagattttaacattttcatggAGAGGTTTTTAGCTGGCAAAG TGCTTGCCAGTTCTTGGTTCGATCATGTTGCAGGCTGGTATGGCCATGCGGAGGATTTCAATATACTCTTCCTTACTTATGAAGACATGAAAAAG GACCTCAGAAGTGCTGTGCTGAAGATCTGCAACTTCCTAGGCAAGAAGCTGAGTGAAGAGGAAATAGAAAGCGTTGTGAGACAGGCTACATTTGAGAACATGAAGAAAGATCCCAGGGCAAACTACGAGAACCTGCCAGATGACATCGCAGACAAAAACAAGGGTAGATTTCTACGAAAAG GCACCGTTGGAGACTGGAAAAATATGATGACAGTGGCGCAGAGTGAAAGGTTTGATGAAGTACTTAATGAGAAAATTAAGACCCTGCCCATCAAAATCACCTGGGATATGAACAGTGAAACGTAG
- the LOC137854354 gene encoding amine sulfotransferase-like, with product MEPSKEFMFKYKGFYFGVNTSVEHVASLENFEIKDSDIFIATYPKSGTVWTQNILSLILHEGHRNGTENMEIMDRIPWLEYNIKNKDFTSLPVPRVFATHLPYYLLPRDLRNKRGRIIYVSRNPKDVLVSYYHFSKYMNIVEEVPDFNIFMERFLAGKVIASCWFDHVAGWYGHAEDFNILFLTYEDMKKVRSIISLHPRFYLPVQMYFQIGLYNYTLYWTLLSPLWSRIKSRRLRE from the exons ATGGAACCATCAAAAGAGTTTATGTTCAAGTACAAAGGGTTTTACTTTGGTGTAAATACTTCAGTCGAGCACGTAGCTTCTCTGGAGAATTTTGAAATCAAAGACAGTGACATATTTATAGCTACTTATCCCAAATCAG GAACCGTGTGGACTCAGAACATTTTGAGCTTGATACTTCATGAAGGCCACCGAAATGGAACTGAAAATATGGAAATCATGGACAGAATCCCATGGCTGGaatacaatataaaaaataaggATTTTACAAGTCTTCCTGTGCCTCGTGTTTTTGCCACGCACTTGCCTTACTACTTACTTCCAAGAGACCTGAGAAACAAAAGAGGGCGT attatttatGTTTCCAGGAACCCCAAGGATGTGCTGGTTTCTTACTACCACTTTTCCAAATACATGAACATAGTAGAGGAAGTTCcagattttaacattttcatggAGAGGTTTTTAGCTGGCAAAG TGATCGCCAGTTGTTGGTTTGATCACGTTGCAGGCTGGTATGGCCATGCGGAGGATTTCAATATACTCTTCCTTACCTATGAAGACATGAAAAAGGTGAGGTCAATTATATCACTGCATCCAAGGTTTTATCTTCCCgtacaaatgtattttcagatagGTCTTTATAATTACACTTTATATTGGACATTGCTTAGTCCCTTATGGAGTAGAATCAAATCGAGACGTTTGAGAGAATAA
- the RWDD1 gene encoding RWD domain-containing protein 1 → MTDYSEEQRNEVEALQSIYPDSFTVLSEKPTTFTITVTSEAGENDETVQTTLKFTYREKYPDETPLYEIVSQENLEDNDVTDIIKLLEQQAEENLGMVMIFTLVSAVQEKLNEIVDQIKTRREEEKKQKEREAEEEEKQRFHGTPVTIENFLNWKAKFDAELLEIKRKKMKEDEQAGKNKLSGKQLFEMDHNLDTSDIQFLEEAGNSVEVDESLFQEMDDLELEDEEDDPDYNPVNLDSD, encoded by the exons GCAGCGCAACGAGGTGGAGGCCCTGCAGTCCATCTACCCCGACTCCTTCACCG TATTGTCAGAAAAGCCAACGACTTTCACAATCACTGTGACGTCTGAAGCAGGTGAAAATGACGAAA CTGTCCAAACAACACTTAAATTTACCTATAGAGAAAAATATCCTGATGAAACTCCACTGTATGAAATTGTCTCCCAGGAGAATCTTGAAGATAATGATGTCACAGACATAATAAAACTGTTAGAACAACAG GCAGAAGAAAATTTAGGAATGGTAATGATCTTCACTCTAGTCTCTGCAGTACaggagaaattaaatgaaatagtgGATCAAATAAAAACAcgaagagaagaggagaagaaacagaaagaaagagaagcagaagaagaagaaaaa caACGTTTTCATGGCACTCCTGTTACAATTGAGAATTTCCTAAACTGGAAAGCAAAGTTTGATGCAGAACTcctagaaataaaaaggaaaaaaatgaaagaagatgaacaagcaggcaaaaataaattaagcg GGAAACAGCTGTTTGAAATGGATCACAACCTTGACACATCTGACATCCAGTTCTTGGAGGAAG CTGGAAACAGTGTGGAGGTTGATGAATCTTTATTCCAAGAAATGGATGATTTAGAGTTGGAGGATGAAGAGGATGACCCTGACTACAACCCTGTTAATTTAGATAGCGATTAG